One window of Nakaseomyces glabratus chromosome A, complete sequence genomic DNA carries:
- the XRS2 gene encoding Xrs2p (CAGL0A02838g~Ortholog(s) have G-quadruplex DNA binding, double-stranded telomeric DNA binding, protein binding, bridging, single-stranded telomeric DNA binding activity), which translates to MWVLRYSYVEETGEVKKVSCCIRQNVQYTIGRSSKNNLVIKNDKSISRQHVSLKWSSSKNCIELTNTGKLTKSSEKYLGSNELITYSADETQIEMLLGVAPVKIILSRIDELFDIPNSLSQFRETLETLGIQISVDNANVNSTSLITVGDFGYRELFAACNDINIYSSGLLTEICNKLVNDHDNFDAEWRSMQSSYHRNLDLEGLLSQFGGIRGKFFFLLYKIDWFIISYLKPFLLKLSVEIHDSIHKNDDLLRLISSKQADEIPIVISNEKIKYLPEDTLQIHSDDIYKFIESGDLYRNAIRYQSMERKPIYDLEDETTNAIIPQKRSLANTSQPTDTSLESTKKKRVRRHKVEPLNSLSFFAGGISPVPGTNNEYNQSKVNGHLDSEISPDSASTTREQKIPGQSHTISTTRMEHALTDDNSEPTIVQRSIAEGISHRDQLIGNDEVVEDQHHLPDRKKRDIHENTMYNNSYNGNKSLYGVENSLTQSNLLQSMGYEKSNNKTELSKKNAGGIMSTEKNLDAQRPNLKSQTLNSLEDNDPKRTLQKRDIDIVKLVQTTKESEVKRLSSTIVKIEDSELTEEAINKLNDLVLVEPVADLIRTKSDISANNTTQQQWKNRKNFKKFVKICPKYKSEQSSIESMSRHIRGSGEILTREFLQTKNVPVDYYNSHHDQNDFVDEINTAPQANKSNSFVHQILPEIGDENENSFSFTRTAIGNGNNNSANEINNSNQQLFVVDDDFEDSQDVGHLLNKADTTEPPQQLQDHEDTMNDGPGSTTPVRNKRNRGKVSVTNGGNRVRSVVKGFTNEDDDDDDDDDEPTFKFSRHR; encoded by the coding sequence ATGTGGGTGCTTCGGTACTCTTATGTTGAAGAAACCGGGGAAGTTAAGAAAGTTTCATGTTGTATCCGTCAAAATGTTCAATACACTATCGGGAGATCGAGCAAGAATAATCTAGTGATCAAGAATGACAAGAGTATATCGCGACAGCATGTTTCATTGAAGTGGTCCAGTTCTAAAAATTGTATAGAGCTGACGAATACTGGTAAGCTTACAAAGAGCTCGGAAAAGTACCTAGGATCTAATGAATTAATAACATACTCGGCAGATGAAACCCAAATAGAAATGCTTTTGGGTGTAGCACCTGTgaaaattatattatccAGAATAGATGAATTATTTGACATACCGAATTCACTCAGCCAGTTTAGAGAGACTTTAGAAACATTGGGCATTCAAATAAGTGTAGATAATGCTAATGTCAATTCTACGAGCCTGATTACAGTGGGTGATTTTGGTTATAGAGAACTATTTGCTGCCTGTAATGATATTAACATATATTCTAGCGGTCTATTAACTGAGATCTGTAACAAATTAGTAAATGACCATGATAACTTTGACGCTGAATGGCGATCAATGCAATCATCATACCATAGGAACTTGGACTTGGAGGGTTTGCTATCACAATTTGGTGGGATTAGAGgaaagtttttttttctgttgtaCAAAATCGATTGGTTTATTATAAGTTATTTGAAGCCTTTTCTGCTGAAACTGTCAGTTGAAATTCATGATTCGATACATAAGAATGATGATTTATTAAGATTGATAAGTTCAAAACAAGCTGATGAAATACCCATTGTGATATCGAAtgagaaaataaaatacttgCCTGAAGACACTTTACAGATTCATTCTgatgatatatataagttTATCGAGTCTGGTGACCTCTACCGAAATGCAATAAGATATCAGTCTATGGAACGTAAGCCAATTTATGATTTAGAGGATGAAACAACAAATGCGATTATTCCTCAAAAAAGAAGTCTAGCAAATACATCACAGCCAACAGATACTAGTCTTGAGTCgactaaaaaaaagagggtTCGTCGGCATAAAGTTGAACCCTTAAATAGCTTGAGCTTTTTTGCTGGCGGAATATCTCCAGTGCCTGGTACTAACAACGAATATAACCAATCTAAGGTTAATGGACATCTCGATTCCGAAATTTCTCCGGATTCAGCGTCGACAACCAGAGAACAGAAAATACCTGGACAATCACATACCATATCCACAACTCGAATGGAACATGCTTTAACTGATGATAATTCAGAGCCAACGATCGTTCAACGCTCAATAGCAGAAGGTATTAGTCATAGAGATCAATTAATTGGCAATGATGAGGTTGTTGAGGATCAGCATCATTTACCGGATAGGAAGAAGAGGGACATTCATGAAAATACAATGTACAATAATAGTTACAACGGTAATAAATCTTTATACGGTGTAGAGAATTCTCTTACTCAAAGCAATTTACTTCAAAGTATGGGATATGAAAAGAGTAATAATAAGACGGAATtatccaaaaaaaatgcgGGAGGTATAATGTCAACGGAGAAGAATTTAGATGCCCAACGTCCAAACTTGAAATCTCAAACATTAAACTCATTGGAAGATAATGACCCTAAGCGAACCCTACAAAAAAGAGACATTGATATAGTTAAATTAGTTCAAACTACGAAAGAATCGGAAGTAAAGCGTTTGAGTTCTACTATTGTAAAAATTGAGGATTCTGAATTAACGGAAGAAGCTATCAATAAACTTAATGACTTAGTACTCGTCGAGCCAGTAGCAGATTTGATAAGGACTAAATCGGATATCTCTGCAAACAATACTACACAACAGCAATggaaaaatagaaaaaacttcaaaaaatttgtgAAAATTTGTCCTAAATATAAGAGCGAGCAAAGCAGTATTGAGTCAATGTCAAGGCATATACGCGGCAGTGGTGAGATTCTTACGAGGGAATTCTTGCAAACTAAGAATGTACCTGTGGATTATTACAACTCACATCACGATCAAAATGATTTTGTTGATGAGATTAATACTGCACCTCAGGCTAATAAATCCAATTCGTTTGTGCATCAAATTTTACCTGAAATAGGagatgaaaatgagaaCTCGTTTTCCTTTACTCGTACAGCTATTGGTAATGGCAATAATAATTCTGCAAATGAGATTAATAACAGTAACCAACAACTGTTTGTagttgatgatgattttgaGGACTCTCAAGACGTTGGACATCTTCTAAATAAAGCTGATACCACTGAACCGCCACAACAGCTTCAAGATCATGAGGACACAATGAACGATGGCCCTGGTAGTACCACTCCAGTACgtaataaaagaaatagagGGAAAGTTTCTGTTACCAATGGAGGTAACAGAGTCAGGTCGGTTGTAAAGGGCTTCacaaatgaagatgatgatgatgatgatgatgatgacgaacCTACTTTCAAGTTTTCCAGGCATCGTTAA
- the DXO1 gene encoding Dxo1p (CAGL0A02860g~Ortholog(s) have 5'-3' exonuclease activity, role in deadenylation-dependent decapping of nuclear-transcribed mRNA and cytoplasm localization), with protein sequence MEEVVNQLEALSLSNDKRRVKGQRKGKKKKHGNSRARDDHTVVIRGNKQRLKTSHHKNMPQFYDSAKTLGIFHDHKLYEMNRMDLFPQLKDPIAHIAKSTPAEKTQLVRPFLGISLYENHDKYSPMTAKELDTTEACSTYLDQYENSHGQKYGEDRDFVIVTARHHMIDLAILPFSRQFTNVNLLCAYTPGNLLEISQDPADNTNDKVGVNTDNPILKKICFSGFALEDILTESANDEERNPTFLIVENEIANTRLLMRCEIDAYNPITSHYTELKCYAKYNFGNPNHRRKLLKSWIQTGVIPTTDIVIGVRDTESGCLQDVRCYNRNLLYNKLISKSLPRCDSELNYDPAISVVWYRSLINTLTTTIASLLDKFGRDEPQLFSIKVDNNCNIRIEHRQNPN encoded by the coding sequence ATGGAGGAAGTCGTGAATCAATTGGAAGCTTTAAGTCTCTCAAATGACAAGAGGAGGGTTAAAGGGCAACGGAAagggaagaagaagaagcatgGAAACTCTAGAGCGAGAGATGACCATACTGTAGTCATAAGAGGTAATAAACAGCGTTTGAAGACGTCGCATCATAAGAATATGCCTCAATTTTATGATTCTGCTAAAACTTTAGGAATATTCCATGATCACAAACTTTACGAAATGAATAGAATGGATTTGTTTCCACAATTAAAAGATCCCATAGCTCATATAGCAAAGTCAACACCTGCAGAGAAAACTCAGTTAGTTAGGCCATTTCTGGGTATATCACTGTATGAAAATCATGATAAATACTCTCCAATGACAGCTAAGGAGCTGGATACTACTGAGGCATGTTCCACATATTTAGATCAATATGAAAATAGTCACGGCCAAAAATATGGAGAAGACCGAGATTTTGTTATAGTTACAGCAAGACATCATATGATTGATTTGGCAATTCTCCCTTTTTCAAGGCAGTTTACAAATGTAAATTTGCTGTGTGCATACACACCTGGTAATTTGCTGGAAATATCTCAGGATCCTGCTGATAACACAAATGATAAAGTGGGCGTTAACACAGATAACCCAATCCTGAAGAAGATCTGCTTTTCTGGCTTTGCACTAGAAGATATATTAACTGAATCTGCTAACGATGAGGAAAGGAATCCTACGTTTCTGATAGTCGAAAATGAAATAGCAAATACTAGGTTGTTAATGAGGTGTGAAATTGATGCGTACAACCCAATTACTTCACACTATACCGAACTTAAGTGCTACGCCAAATACAACTTTGGGAACCCAAATCATAGGAGGAAATTGTTAAAATCATGGATTCAAACTGGAGTAATACCTACAACTGACATAGTAATTGGTGTTAGAGATACCGAAAGTGGGTGTTTGCAGGATGTTCGATGCTACAATAGAAATCTGTTATACAACAAATTAATCAGTAAAAGTCTACCCAGGTGTGACAGCGAACTGAATTACGATCCTGCCATTTCTGTGGTATGGTATAGAAGTTTAATTAATACATTAACAACAACTATAGCATCCTTGCTAGATAAATTTGGTAGAGATGAGCCTCAATTATTCAGTATCAAAGTAGACAATAACTGTAATATTAGGATAGAACATAGACAAAACCCAAATTAG
- a CDS encoding YciI family protein (CAGL0A02882g~Protein of unknown function), giving the protein MVEWCVIVYDKPGSDRSTCRPQHLAGIPPLVEAGKLVCAGAIYNEPAQAGGERTFAGSHLQIVADTKEEALELVHNDVFAKNGIWDLENIIIYQFGCAVRQPKA; this is encoded by the coding sequence ATGGTTGAGTGGTGTGTTATTGTTTATGATAAGCCAGGCTCTGACAGAAGCACTTGCAGGCCACAACATCTTGCAGGTATTCCACCGTTAGTGGAAGCTGGCAAATTGGTTTGTGCGGGCGCTATCTACAACGAACCTGCACAAGCAGGTGGAGAACGCACTTTTGCAGGGTCTCATTTGCAAATTGTTGCCGATACCAAGGAGGAAGCCCTTGAATTGGTTCATAACGATGTATTTGCCAAGAACGGTATTTGGGACTTGGAAAACATTATCATCTATCAATTTGGATGTGCTGTTCGTCAACCAAAGGCCTAA
- the CTS2 gene encoding putative chitinase (CAGL0A02904g~Ortholog(s) have role in sporulation resulting in formation of a cellular spore and cytoplasm localization) codes for MHIGHRKRLGTFIVILITSLILQMSLHYKIFQKLKRRSQSDDYRMPESDVLSNTSYIAGLYYSNWSPYEPRLHFPHDIDFEKVSHIYYAFLLIDPETGNLTSSDEWSDTQLNLAKQCREYMFKRFTGDELKAVTNIRAPPGCIGELNYLRYIYSKIKKRNVKLIMSVGGWSNRESFPIMVRDELKFKNFINSCIETMVYYGFDGIDLDWEFPEDDSYEPDAYLRMARELKLQLQKLEANILGDHSNKTFQLSMATPAFKDKLSILPIHKLDKYIDLWNLMTYDYYGEWSERTGLHANLYNEKGKLLHLHRHDEDAGLSGDAAINYMVNRCKIDPRKVILGMAAYGRGFTNVDMKSTNPHNPYGLKFSGVGGASEGEPGMWLYNQLPIPGSNEKYDYRHVGAYCYDDRTHTLVGYDNPTSVIEKANYIMSNSLGGAFWWESCGDTHKNPKRSLLNTYIRVIRNVKNNKETIYSTTKLHDYYLENYDTNGFLTGFIKDIIQES; via the coding sequence ATGCACATCGGTCATCGCAAAAGATTGGGCACCTTTATAGTTATTTTGATTACGAGTCTAATTTTACAAATGAGTCTACATTACAAgatatttcagaaattaAAAAGGAGAAGTCAATCTGATGACTACAGGATGCCTGAGTCAGATGTTTTGAGCAATACGAGTTATATAGCTGGCCTATATTACTCAAATTGGTCACCCTACGAGCCGAGATTACATTTCCCACATGATATAGACTTCGAGAAAGTGtcacatatatattatgCATTTCTGTTGATAGATCCTGAGACAGGTAATTTAACTAGCAGTGATGAATGGTCGGATACACAGTTGAACCTTGCAAAGCAATGTCGAGAGTACATGTTCAAGAGGTTCACCGGAGATGAGCTGAAAGCTGTAACAAATATACGAGCACCACCTGGCTGTATCGGTGAACTAAACTATTTAAGATATATCTACAGTAAAATCAAGAAACGGAATGTAAAACTCATCATGTCAGTTGGAGGATGGTCTAATAGAGAATCCTTTCCTATAATGGTTCGAGATGAACTGAAGTTTAAGAACTTTATTAACTCATGTATCGAGACAATGGTGTACTATGGATTTGATGGAATTGACCTGGATTGGGAATTCCCAGAAGATGATAGCTATGAACCAGACGCATACTTGAGAATGGCTAGAGAGTTAAAATTACAGCTACAAAAACTAGAAGCAAATATATTAGGTGATCACAGCAATAAAACGTTTCAGCTTTCAATGGCTACACCAGCGTTTAAAGACAAACTCTCGATTCTTCCAATACACAAGCTTgacaaatatattgatcTTTGGAATTTGATGACTTATGACTATTATGGTGAATGGTCCGAAAGAACTGGATTACATGCCAATTTATATAACGAAAAAGGCAAGCTTTTACATTTACATCGTCATGACGAGGATGCTGGATTGAGTGGAGATGCTGCCATTAATTATATGGTCAATCGGTGCAAAATTGACCCTAGAAAAGTTATATTAGGTATGGCTGCGTATGGTAGGGGCTTCACTAATGTAGATATGAAGTCAACCAACCCTCATAATCCATATGGATTGAAGTTTAGTGGCGTTGGTGGTGCATCTGAAGGAGAGCCGGGTATGTGGCTATATAATCAATTACCAATTCCAGGCTCAAATGAGAAGTATGATTACAGACATGTTGGCGCCTATTGCTATGATGATAGGACACATACTTTAGTAGGATACGATAATCCAACCTCAGTAATCGAGAAGGCAAACTATATCATGAGTAACTCATTAGGTGGAGCCTTTTGGTGGGAATCTTGCGGAGATACACATaaaaatccaaaaagaTCACTGTTAAATACATACATTAGAGTTATACGAAATGTCAAAAATAACAAAGAGACTATTTACTCAACCACTAAGTTGCATGACTATTATTTGGAAAATTATGATACTAATGGATTTCTCACTGGTTTTATTAAAGATATTATACAAGAAAGTTGA
- the VPS74 gene encoding Vps74p (CAGL0A02926g~Ortholog(s) have enzyme binding, phosphatidylinositol-4-phosphate binding activity) has product MSTLQRRRVNKSENASNGIEDREDDGTSSGKIAYDPEESKLQNDSKQPTLTLMEEVLLMGLRDREGYLSFWNDSISYALRGCILIELALRNKIRILDAPARMRFDISERLIEVIDSSKTGEVLLDETLQLMVNDEPLSIANWIDLLSGETWNLLKINYQLKQVRERLAKGLVDKGVLRTEMKNFFLFDMATHPVSDSSCKEAIKRRILSVLVSRNMEISYNSYFPESTNFKLIRTVSLIAGAYGANVLENVISSLEYDKRDKAITRAEEILAQFSQYPFDLQKESKDGISVNLNKELQEELESNPGSDLKLEVIAGVFEVFSRMDMLL; this is encoded by the coding sequence ATGTCCACTTTACAGCGTCGTAGGGTGAATAAGAGTGAAAATGCTAGCAATGGCATTGAGGACAGAGAGGATGATGGTACTAGCAGTGGTAAGATTGCTTATGACCCGGAGGAGTCTAAGCTACAGAACGATTCCAAGCAGCCTACGTTGACATTGATGGAGGAAGTTTTACTGATGGGTCTCAGAGATCGTGAGGGTTACTTGTCCTTTTGGAACGACAGTATATCTTATGCGCTTCGTGGCTGTATCCTGATCGAATTGGCCTTGAGAAATAAGATTCGGATTTTGGATGCTCCGGCCAGAATGAGATTTGATATATCTGAAAGACTTATCGAGGTGATAGACAGCAGTAAGACAGGTGAAGTTTTGCTGGATGAGACTTTACAATTGATGGTGAACGACGAACCTTTGTCTATTGCAAACTGGATTGACTTGCTAAGTGGTGAGACTTGGAACCTGTTGAAGATAAACTATCAATTGAAACAAGTTAGAGAGAGATTGGCCAAGGGACTGGTAGATAAAGGTGTATTAAGGACGgaaatgaagaatttctttttgtttgataTGGCTACACACCCAGTTTCAGATTCGAGTTGTAAAGAAGCCATTAAGCGCAGAATACTATCCGTCTTAGTCTCCAGAAATATGGAAATTTCATACAACAGCTATTTTCCGGAATCTACCAATTTTAAATTGATCAGAACAGTATCCTTGATAGCGGGTGCATATGGGGCTAACGTATTGGAAAATGTCATAAGTTCACTAGAATACGACAAGAGAGATAAAGCCATCACACGAGCAGAAGAAATTCTGGCACAATTTTCACAATATCCATTTGACTTGCAGAAAGAATCCAAAGATGGGATCTCCGTTAACTTGAACAAGGAATTACAAGAAGAATTAGAGTCGAATCCAGGAAGTGATTTAAAACTTGAAGTTATTGCTGGtgtatttgaagttttctCTAGAATGGACATGCTATTATAg
- the FRQ1 gene encoding frequenin (CAGL0A02948g~Ortholog(s) have 1-phosphatidylinositol 4-kinase activator activity, calcium ion binding activity), translating into MGAKASKLSKEDLTSLKQSTYFDRREIQQWHKGFLRDCPNGYLTRDDFIRIYKQFFPFGSPEEFAGHLFSVFDKDNNGYIDFKEFITVLSTTSRGTLEEKLVWAFQLYDLNHDGFITFDEMLTIVASVYKMMGSMVKLDEDEATPELRVRKVFKIMDKDEDGYITLEEFREGSKVDPSIISALNIYDGLV; encoded by the coding sequence ATGGGAGCTAAAGCATCCAAGTTATCGAAGGAGGATCTAACGAGTTTGAAGCAGTCGACATATTTTGACCGCAGGGAGATACAGCAGTGGCACAAGGGATTTCTGCGAGACTGCCCCAATGGGTACTTGACCCGTGATGACTTCATCAGAATATACAAGCAATTTTTCCCATTTGGATCACCAGAGGAGTTTGCTGGTCATTTGTTTTCTGTGTTTGATAAAGACAACAATGGTTATATCGACTTCAAGGAGTTTATAACGGTTTTAAGTACCACCTCCCGTGGAACCTTGGAGGAGAAGCTAGTTTGGGCGTTCCAACTTTACGATTTGAATCATGACGGGTTCATAACATTTGATGAGATGCTAACCATTGTGGCTAGTGTATATAAGATGATGGGGTCAATGGTCAAGcttgatgaggatgaagcGACACCTGAGTTGCGAGTACGAAAAGTGTTCAAAATCATGGACAAAGATGAAGACGGATATATTACACTGGAAGAGTTCAGAGAGGGTTCTAAAGTGGATCCATCGATCATTAGTGCATTAAATATTTACGACGGTCTCGTGTAA
- the PHO92 gene encoding mRNA-binding phosphate metabolism regulator (CAGL0A02970g~Ortholog(s) have mRNA 3'-UTR binding activity, role in regulation of mRNA stability, regulation of phosphate metabolic process and cytoplasm localization): MKLIAAETPQKKFAMRTIEDSLKELEGLLHGGRVLRLPDLDHRYTIMSYENYEQRSADVPRQQICDTSRQRDNAYKVVPVTHTTHSADINSDFITNYKLSTPTQGLTTNVRTNPTVDVLTESKPNYQYYNKPTKLKASVKRKKSLAIVPAWVNVPEFSRFFVIKSISLDHIKKSFYNSIWSSTHFGNRKLSQAYKELKAGAKIFLFFSVNASGRFCGVAEMSSDLQDCLDTSLWDDSSKYGAAFRVRWVLVKDLKNAHLKRFLIPENEMKPITKSRDTQEIPFYIGQAVLQLFKSDNTNIKCFLDQDYN; encoded by the coding sequence ATGAAGCTAATTGCTGCAGAGACTccacaaaaaaaatttgccATGAGAACAATTGAGGACTCTCTTAAGGAGCTAGAAGGGCTGCTGCACGGTGGTCGGGTGCTTAGACTGCCAGATCTGGATCACAGGTATACAATTATGTCATATGAAAACTATGAACAGAGAAGCGCAGACGTTCCCAGGCAACAGATCTGCGATACAAGTCGCCAGCGTGATAATGCCTATAAAGTTGTTCCAGTCACACATACAACACATTCGGCTGATATCAACAGTGATTTTATAACAAATTACAAATTGTCTACACCAACACAAGGTTTGACTACCAATGTTAGAACAAATCCCACAGTTGATGTTTTAACTGAATCTAAACCCAACTATCAGTACTATAACAAGCCGACAAAGCTTAAAGCTTCTGttaaaaggaaaaagtCATTAGCTATTGTCCCTGCTTGGGTGAATGTACCTGAATTCAGTAGATTTTTCGTTATAAAATCAATCAGCTTAGATCATATCAAGAAATCTTTTTATAACAGTATTTGGTCATCCACACATTTCGGTAATCGAAAGCTGTCACAGGCATACAAAGAACTAAAGGCAGGCGCAAAGattttcctcttcttctcagTCAATGCATCCGGCAGATTTTGTGGTGTAGCAGAGATGTCATCTGATCTTCAGGATTGTCTAGATACGTCCTTATGGGACGACAGCAGCAAATATGGGGCGGCATTCAGAGTACGATGGGTCCTCGTAAAAGATCTTAAGAATGCTCATCTGAAGAGATTTCTAATAccagaaaatgaaatgaaacCAATTACAAAATCTAGAGATACGCAGGAGATTCCCTTCTATATTGGTCAAGCAGTGCTTCAGCTTTTCAAGTCTGACAAcacaaatatcaaatgTTTCCTAGATCAAGACtataattga
- the WIP1 gene encoding Wip1p (CAGL0A02981g~Protein of unknown function) codes for MDTEQLAKYVLRTLEQSSEAGRLAIPSEGSKLLLASATSELIRDLLLRAKELASVDNSEILPHHLESALDEMLK; via the coding sequence ATGGATACCGAGCAATTGGCTAAGTATGTTCTCAGGACTCTTGAGCAGAGCTCAGAGGCAGGGCGTTTAGCGATACCTTCTGAGGGCTCTAAGCTTTTGCTTGCTAGCGCAACTAGTGAACTGATTCGAGATCTTCTTTTGCGGGCAAAAGAACTTGCTTCAGTCGATAACTCTGAGATTTTACCGCATCATCTTGAATCAGCACTAGATGAAATGCTAAAATGA
- the BCS1 gene encoding bifunctional AAA family ATPase chaperone/translocase BCS1 (CAGL0A02992g~Ortholog(s) have protein transmembrane transporter activity and role in chaperone-mediated protein complex assembly, mitochondrial respiratory chain complex III assembly, protein insertion into mitochondrial membrane from inner side), giving the protein MNSGNGQSTLPPDAPTTGADTIGNELTSTLASGEKGTIRSLIDSAMQNNPYFAAGGGLMLLGTGLALAKSGMVKASRLAYKQMIVDLEIQSRDKSYSWFLSWMSKHPQRISKHLSVRTSYIQHDNGSVSTKFSLVPGPGNHWIRYKGAFIRIKRERSAKMVDISNGTPFETVTLTTLYRDRHLFQDILNEAKDIALKTTAGKTVIYTSFGPEWRKFGQPKAKRLLPSVVLDKGIKEDIIEDVHDFMKNGKWYSDRGIPYRRGYLLYGPPGSGKTSFIQALAGELDYNICILNLSENNLTDDRLNHLMNNMPERSILLLEDIDAAFNKREQTGEQGFHSAVTFSGLLNALDGVTSSEETITFMTTNHPEKLDKAIMRPGRIDYKVFIGNATSYQIEKMFLKFYPGEVNNCKKFVEAVESLGSSVSTAQLQGLFVMNKDDPESAIKMVHTMKTNEEFVV; this is encoded by the coding sequence ATGAACAGTGGCAACGGGCAGAGCACACTGCCACCGGATGCCCCCACAACGGGCGCTGACACGATAGGCAATGAATTGACAAGCACCCTGGCAAGTGGTGAGAAAGGAACCATCAGGTCTTTAATAGACTCGGCTATGCAGAACAATCCATATTTTGCTGCTGGTGGTGGGCTAATGCTTCTTGGTACCGGGCTGGCATTAGCGAAATCCGGGATGGTGAAGGCCAGTAGACTAGCATATAAGCAAATGATCGTCGACCTCGAGATCCAGTCTAGGGACAAGTCATACTCATGGTTCTTATCGTGGATGTCCAAGCACCCACAGCGAATTTCTAAGCATCTATCCGTAAGAACAAGTTACATACAACACGACAATGGTTCTGTGAGTACCAAATTCAGTCTAGTCCCAGGACCCGGTAACCACTGGATTAGATATAAAGGTGCATTTATTCGCATCAAGAGAGAAAGATCGGCGAAAATGGTGGATATCTCCAATGGTACACCTTTTGAAACAGTGACGTTGACCACCTTGTACCGTGACCGACACTTATTTCAAGACATATTGAATGAAGCCAAAGATATAGCTCTGAAAACAACTGCAGGTAAGACAGTAATATACACTTCTTTTGGACCTGAGTGGAGGAAGTTCGGTCAACCAAAGGCGAAACGTCTGCTGCCATCAGTAGTTCTCGATAAGGGTATCAAGGAGGATATCATAGAGGATGTTCATGACTTTATGAAGAACGGTAAATGGTACTCAGATAGAGGTATTCCATATCGTAGGGGTTACTTATTATACGGTCCACCTGGCTCTGGTAAAACTAGCTTTATTCAAGCCTTAGCCGGTGAACTCGACTACAATATCTGCATACTGAACTTAtcagaaaataatttaacTGATGATAGATTGAATCACTTGATGAACAATATGCCCGAGAGAAGTATCTTACTATTAGAAGACATTGATGCCGCTTTTAATAAAAGAGAACAAACAGGTGAACAAGGATTCCATTCTGCTGTAACTTTCAGTGGTCTTTTGAACGCGCTTGATGGTGTCACCTCCAGTGAGGAGACCATTACTTTCATGACTACCAACCACCCTGAAAAATTGGATAAAGCCATAATGAGACCTGGCCGTATAGACTATAAGGTTTTTATTGGCAATGCAACTTCATACCAAATTGAGAAGatgttcttgaagttcTACCCCGGAGAAGTCAATAACTGCAAGAAATTTGTCGAAGCTGTTGAGTCTTTGGGGTCATCAGTTAGTACAGCACAACTCCAAGGTCTGTTTGTAATGAATAAGGATGACCCAGAATCAGCTATCAAGATGGTGCACACAATGAAGACTAACGAAGAATTTGTAGTATGA